A single Pangasianodon hypophthalmus isolate fPanHyp1 chromosome 27, fPanHyp1.pri, whole genome shotgun sequence DNA region contains:
- the ntrk2b gene encoding neurotrophic tyrosine kinase, receptor, type 2b, which produces MARWGFYGILMGLLKLGSSCPTSCTCNTSRIACVSQEPGLEDFPILVPETDMENITDMYITNQNGLFILNEDYMKFYTNLRNLTIINTQLMSVSTTAFVYNSKLQYLDLRDNRLSTLSWTAIRNSNMSTLLLAGNPLQCTCENMWIKSWLDLSERDQLQCVQEGGRLRILSNITVPSCEFPQVEVVPPVVNQMAGSDATVVCSASGSPAPVLFWNLNTTDHPPLTTSHEMHTTDLQSMLALRNLSHSDNGREITCSAENIVGQTESSVILNILFPPIILDLDKPMRNQDWCIPFSVTGNPKPVLLWYHQGQPLEEQDYIKTQIHESTESEYHGCLQLDIPTHIHNGVYTLVATNEYGEDQRNITAHFMFIPDVEHSGAGFYYDTTDIPEIPGSQEGKVAVYAVVGIAGVALTGCILMLIFLKYGRSSKFGLKGSSSVISNDDDSASPLHHVSNGNNTPSSSEMGPDAVIIGMTKIPVIENPQYFRNPGSVLKSDTFVQHIKRHNIVLKRELGEGAFGKVFLAECYNLSPDQEKILVAVKTLKEASESGRADFHREAELLTNLQHEHIVTFYGVCVESDPLIMVFEYMKHGDLNKFLRAHGPDAILMADGQQSLLVELTQSQMLHIAQQIAAGMVYLASQHFVHRDLATRNCLVGENLLVKIGDFGMSRDVYSTDYYRVGGHTMLPIRWMPPESIMYRRFTTESDVWSLGVVLWEIFTYGKQPWYQLSNNEVIECITQGRVLQRPRTCPKEVYDLMLGCWQREPYMRLNIKEIHNLLQSLAKASPVYLDILG; this is translated from the exons ATGGCTCGCTGGGGATTTTATGGGATTTTGATGGGGCTCCTGAAGCTCGGATCTTCATGTCCTACATCTTGTACTTGTAACACCTCGAGGATCGCGTGCGTCTCTCAGGAACCAGGACTCGAGGATTTTCCTATCTTGGTGCCGGAGACCGACATGGAAAACATCACCGACAT GTATATCACGAATCAGAATGGACTATTTATACTCAACGAGGACTACATGAAGTTTTACACAAATCTCAGGAATtt AACAATAATCAACACTCAACTGATGTCTGTATCTACAACAGCCTTTGTCTACAATTCCAAACTTCAGTATTT GGATCTCAGAGACAACAGACTGTCAACACTGTCATGGACAGCAATTCGCAATTCCAACATGTCGACTCT GCTGCTGGCTGGGAATCCACTGCAGTGTACATGTGAGAACATGTGGATCAAGTCGTGGTTGGATCTGAGTGAGCGAGATCAACTCCAGTGTGTGCAGGAAGGCGGGAGGCTGAGGATCCTCTCCAATATCACTGTCCCTTCATGTG AGTTTCCACAGGTAGAGGTTGTCCCTCCTGTTGTTAACCAGATGGCAGGAAGTGATGCGACAGTGGTGTGTAGCGCTTCTGGATCTCCTGCACCTGTGCTTTTCTGGAATTTGAACACCACTGATCATCCACCACTTACAACCAGCCATGAG ATGCACACAACTGACCTGCAGTCTATGCTGGCACTGAGGAACCTCTCCCACAGCGACAATGGCCGAGAGATCACTTGCAGCGCTGAGAATATTGTGGGTCAGACTGAGTCCTCTGTCATCCTCAATATCCTCT TCCCCCCGATTATCCTGGACCTGGACAAGCCCATGCGCAACCAGGATTGGTGCATCCCATTCAGTGTGACGGGGAACCCCAAACCTGTGCTGCTGTGGTACCACCAGGGCCAACCCCTGGAGGAGCAGGACTACATCAAGACTCAGATCCACGAGTCGACGGAGAGCGAGTACCATGGCTGTCTGCAGCTTGATATCCCCACGCACATCCACAATGGTGTCTACACGCTTGTGGCCACCAACGAGTACGGTGAAGACCAGAGGAACATCACCGCGCACTTCATGTTCATCCCTGACGTGGAGCACTCAGGGGCAG GGTTCTACTACG ACACAACTGACATTCCAG AAATCCCAGGAAGTCAAGAGGGCAAGGTGGCT GTTTATGCTGTGGTGGGGATCGCTGGGGTTGCGCTCACTGGGTGCATCTTGATGCTGATCTTTCTGAAGTACGGTCGAAGCTCAAAGTTTGGGCTGAAGG GGTCCTCCTCAGTAATCAGTAATGACGACGACTCAGCCAGCCCACTCCACCATGTCTCCAATGGCAACAACACACCGTCGTCCTCTGAGATGGGCCCAGACGCTGTCATCATCGGCATGACCAAGATCCCGGTCATCGAGAACCCGCAGTACTTCCGTAATCCTGGCAGTGTGCTGAAATCGGACACTT TTGTGCAACATATCAAACGGCACAACATAGTCCTGAAGAGAGAACTAGGAGAGGGAGCTTTTGGGAAGGTGTTCCTCGCCGAGTGCTACAACTTGTCACCAGACCAGGAGAAGATTTTGGTAGCTGTCAAG ACGCTGAAAGAGGCGAGTGAAAGTGGGCGGGCCGACTTCCACCGAGAGGCGGAGCTTCTGACCAACCTGCAGCATGAGCACATCGTCACGTTTTACGGCGTGTGTGTGGAGAGCGATCCCCTCATCATGGTGTTCGAGTACATGAAGCACGGAGACCTCAACAAGTTCCTCAG GGCTCATGGTCCAGATGCGATTTTAATGGCAGACGGGCAGCAGAGTTTGCTGGTGGAGCTGACTCAGTCGCAGATGCTGCACATTGCTCAGCAGATCGCAGCCGGCATGGTGTATCTGGCCTCACAGCATTTCGTTCATAGAGATCTGGCCACACGCAACTGCCTGGTGGGGGAGAATCTGCTCGTGAAGATCGGAGACTTCGGCATGTCCAGGGATGTGTACAGCACAGATTACTACAGG GTGGGCGGTCACACCATGTTGCCCATCCGCTGGATGCCTCCCGAGAGCATCATGTACCGGAGATTCACCACAGAGAGTGACGTGTGGAGTTTGGGCGTGGTCCTGTGGGAGATCTTCACCTACGGCAAGCAGCCCTGGTACCAGCTCTCCAATAACGAG GTGATCGAGTGTATCACACAGGGCCGGGTTCTGCAGAGGCCTCGTACCTGCCCCAAAGAGGTGTACGACCTGATGCTGGGCTGCTGGCAGCGTGAACCGTACATGAGACTCAACATTAAAGAGATTCACAATCTGCTCCAGAGCCTGGCCAAGGCTTCACCTGTTTATCTGGACATCCTGGGCTga